The following proteins are co-located in the Manihot esculenta cultivar AM560-2 chromosome 9, M.esculenta_v8, whole genome shotgun sequence genome:
- the LOC110623141 gene encoding OVARIAN TUMOR DOMAIN-containing deubiquitinating enzyme 1 isoform X2 has product MKQHSAIRSAEADKIPFLGDKEPLSALAAEYQSGSPILLEKIKVLAELYVAIRRTRGDGNCFFRSFMFSYLEHVLETQDRAEVDRIKTKVEECRKTLQTLGYADFTFEDFFALFLEQLDWVLQCNESSASHYELINRSRDQSISDYVVMFFRFVTSGEIRKRADFFEPFVSGLTNATVEQFCKSCVEPMGEESDHVHITALSDALSVPIRIVYLDRSSCDTRGLSVNHHDFIPATDALLNSTGGGSVTKIPFITLLYRPGHYDILYTK; this is encoded by the exons ATGAAGCAACACTCTGCAATTCGATCAGCTGAAGCCGATAAAATTCCTTTTCTTGGTGACAag GAGCCTCTTTCTGCATTAGCCGCTGAATATCAATCAGGGAGCCCTATTTTGCTTGAGAAGATAAAG GTCCTCGCCGAGCTGTATGTTGCTATTAGACGAACGCGTGGAGATGGCAACTGCTTCTTTCGAAGCTTCATGTTCTCGTACCTT GAGCATGTTTTGGAGACACAAGACCGGGCAGAAGTTGATCGTATCAAAACAAAGGTGGAAGAGTGTAGGAAAACGCTTCAGACTTTGGGTTATGCTGATTTTACCTTTGAAGATTTCTTTGCG CTATTCCTGGAGCAGTTGGACTGGGTTCTTCAATGTAATGAATCTTCAGCAAG TCACTATGAGCTCATAAATAGGAGTCGAGACCAGTCAATATCAGACTATG TTGTCATGTTTTTCAGATTCGTTACTTCTGGGGAAATACGGAAACGAGCTGATTTTTTTGAACCCTTTGTATCGGGATTAACAAATGCAACAGTAGAACAG TTTTGCAAATCATGTGTGGAACCTATGGGTGAAGAGAGTGACCATGTGCACATTACTGCCCTATCAGATGCACTGAGTGTGCCAATTCGCATTGTATACCTTGACCGCAGTTCTTGTGATACAAGGGGTTTAAGTGTAAATCATCACGATTTCATTCCTGCTACTGATGCTCTACTGAATTCTACTGGTGGTGGTTCAGTGACCAAGATTCCTTTCATTACTTTACTTTATCGGCC
- the LOC110623141 gene encoding OVARIAN TUMOR DOMAIN-containing deubiquitinating enzyme 1 isoform X1 has protein sequence MQNQEGELVDGQKASEFEDWSSFGDDDIMKQHSAIRSAEADKIPFLGDKEPLSALAAEYQSGSPILLEKIKVLAELYVAIRRTRGDGNCFFRSFMFSYLEHVLETQDRAEVDRIKTKVEECRKTLQTLGYADFTFEDFFALFLEQLDWVLQCNESSASHYELINRSRDQSISDYVVMFFRFVTSGEIRKRADFFEPFVSGLTNATVEQFCKSCVEPMGEESDHVHITALSDALSVPIRIVYLDRSSCDTRGLSVNHHDFIPATDALLNSTGGGSVTKIPFITLLYRPGHYDILYTK, from the exons ATGCAGAATCAGGAGGGTGAATTAGTAGATGGGCAAAAAGCTTCTGAATTTGAAGATTGGTCAAGTTTCGGGGATGATGATATTATGAAGCAACACTCTGCAATTCGATCAGCTGAAGCCGATAAAATTCCTTTTCTTGGTGACAag GAGCCTCTTTCTGCATTAGCCGCTGAATATCAATCAGGGAGCCCTATTTTGCTTGAGAAGATAAAG GTCCTCGCCGAGCTGTATGTTGCTATTAGACGAACGCGTGGAGATGGCAACTGCTTCTTTCGAAGCTTCATGTTCTCGTACCTT GAGCATGTTTTGGAGACACAAGACCGGGCAGAAGTTGATCGTATCAAAACAAAGGTGGAAGAGTGTAGGAAAACGCTTCAGACTTTGGGTTATGCTGATTTTACCTTTGAAGATTTCTTTGCG CTATTCCTGGAGCAGTTGGACTGGGTTCTTCAATGTAATGAATCTTCAGCAAG TCACTATGAGCTCATAAATAGGAGTCGAGACCAGTCAATATCAGACTATG TTGTCATGTTTTTCAGATTCGTTACTTCTGGGGAAATACGGAAACGAGCTGATTTTTTTGAACCCTTTGTATCGGGATTAACAAATGCAACAGTAGAACAG TTTTGCAAATCATGTGTGGAACCTATGGGTGAAGAGAGTGACCATGTGCACATTACTGCCCTATCAGATGCACTGAGTGTGCCAATTCGCATTGTATACCTTGACCGCAGTTCTTGTGATACAAGGGGTTTAAGTGTAAATCATCACGATTTCATTCCTGCTACTGATGCTCTACTGAATTCTACTGGTGGTGGTTCAGTGACCAAGATTCCTTTCATTACTTTACTTTATCGGCC